A region of Ferruginibacter albus DNA encodes the following proteins:
- a CDS encoding GDSL-type esterase/lipase family protein has product MIWYEEDVKGAELQRGKLAYEPETIFYGSSSIRLWNTLYEDFKEYRPINLGFGGSTLAACDWFFDRLLKPFNPKHIVFYAGDNDLGDGRSPEEVFIFFEQFVCSLQRDFPGVPFSFISIKPSIARWDIIDSIRTTNQLIKTYIKNNSSYYYYVNIFDSMLTPEGMPVQDLFDTDGLHLSVKGYDVWKSILQKHLATILKDSII; this is encoded by the coding sequence ATGATTTGGTACGAAGAAGATGTTAAGGGCGCCGAGCTACAGAGAGGGAAGTTAGCTTATGAACCGGAAACAATTTTTTACGGCAGCTCTTCTATTCGTTTATGGAATACATTATATGAAGATTTCAAAGAGTATCGACCCATTAATTTAGGATTTGGTGGCTCTACATTGGCCGCATGCGATTGGTTTTTTGACAGACTATTAAAACCATTCAATCCCAAGCATATTGTATTTTATGCTGGCGACAATGACTTAGGTGATGGCAGAAGCCCGGAAGAAGTATTCATCTTTTTTGAACAGTTTGTTTGCTCTCTGCAAAGAGATTTTCCCGGAGTACCATTTTCTTTTATTTCGATCAAGCCAAGCATTGCCCGCTGGGATATCATTGATTCCATTCGTACTACCAACCAATTGATCAAAACATATATCAAAAACAATTCCTCATATTATTATTATGTGAACATTTTTGATAGCATGCTAACGCCGGAGGGTATGCCGGTACAAGATTTGTTTGATACAGATGGTTTGCATTTGAGCGTAAAAGGGTATGACGTGTGGAAGAGTATTCTGCAAAAACATTTAGCCACGATTCTTAAAGATTCAATAATATAA
- a CDS encoding TonB-dependent receptor yields the protein MKKLLLLLVVTIATATGYSQNSIKGKITDKETGAPLQGATVIVTGTKTSTQTIANGEFDINSENDIRSITISNIGYEPQELTITKKTDFINIELASTVTNLSSVTVTGYETNRKLSETAGSIGLLKAADIQRGNNIDILSAVNTVPGVKMETAAQGDFRISIRGSVISDPWGIRNVKLYWNDIPLSSPDGTASHGVDVDPVMLGSIEILKGPSASLYGSGNGGVILFKSDKAAYGQNELETGYTGGSYGLSRFTTTYKTAGSNFNVAANVVSQRYDGYRENEWAKKDAVNIFAQVFPDEKRTVNFLVNHATGGFGIAGALDSAELAQDPKKAVQFCKDNKTSVKKYDYTILGVSQVYRFSDKFQNTTGAYGSFQTLDHPYGESVSYNGYLKESTGGYGARTKFVFSPAFGNVKARFTLGDEYQYQHQFDNTFQITNDSAGTWPETGKLTQNMIMMSTSNIIFAQADFDLPHKIFLTLGASYNKLSYDITDLLQDSGHTNYTGTIDFAAKLSPRIGLVKQINENLAAHASISYGYSPPPSWEINNFDGTLNTTIKPEDGVNYEVGVRGSLLKDKLSYDISAYQLLLTNAIVPVATQYGTTSYRNAGSTDQKGIEALLSYIFTNDKRKNISLLKPWISITANNYKFKTYQVETFDWNTYSVVKADNSGKDVTGVIPFTFVAGVDLEMKQGVYFNIVYYSYAKAPMNDANTAYSNAYSLLNAKLGYKKSIGRFGIDVFAGVNNALDTKYSSLISLNADANGTPAAWYNPSPGINYYGGIKLKYNFIK from the coding sequence ATGAAAAAATTATTATTACTACTTGTAGTTACCATTGCTACAGCTACAGGTTATTCTCAAAATAGCATTAAAGGAAAGATTACCGATAAAGAGACAGGTGCTCCTTTGCAAGGCGCCACTGTTATTGTTACAGGAACAAAAACATCCACACAAACTATTGCCAATGGCGAGTTTGACATTAATAGTGAAAATGATATTCGATCAATCACTATATCCAACATTGGATACGAGCCACAGGAATTAACCATCACTAAAAAAACAGATTTCATTAATATCGAACTGGCATCAACCGTTACTAACCTTTCTTCCGTTACTGTTACAGGTTACGAAACCAATCGCAAGCTGTCTGAAACAGCAGGTTCTATCGGCTTATTAAAAGCAGCCGATATTCAACGAGGAAATAATATTGATATTCTTTCTGCTGTAAATACCGTACCCGGTGTAAAGATGGAAACCGCTGCACAAGGTGATTTCAGGATCTCTATTAGAGGTAGTGTTATCAGTGACCCATGGGGAATACGAAATGTAAAATTATACTGGAATGACATTCCGCTTTCCTCACCTGATGGTACAGCATCGCATGGTGTTGATGTTGACCCGGTGATGTTAGGCAGCATTGAAATTTTAAAAGGACCGTCTGCAAGCTTGTATGGCTCGGGCAACGGCGGAGTAATACTTTTTAAAAGTGATAAAGCTGCTTATGGACAAAACGAACTGGAAACAGGCTACACCGGCGGCTCTTATGGATTAAGTCGCTTTACAACTACTTATAAAACAGCAGGAAGTAATTTTAATGTAGCTGCTAATGTGGTAAGTCAACGTTACGATGGTTACAGAGAAAATGAGTGGGCAAAAAAAGATGCAGTAAACATTTTTGCGCAGGTTTTTCCTGATGAAAAGAGAACAGTAAACTTTTTAGTGAATCATGCAACAGGTGGCTTTGGTATTGCGGGAGCGCTTGACAGCGCTGAGCTTGCACAGGATCCCAAGAAAGCAGTACAGTTTTGTAAAGACAACAAAACATCGGTAAAAAAATATGATTATACGATACTTGGCGTTTCGCAGGTGTATCGTTTTTCAGATAAGTTTCAAAATACAACAGGCGCTTATGGTTCTTTCCAAACATTGGATCATCCTTATGGAGAAAGCGTTTCTTACAATGGTTATTTAAAAGAAAGCACCGGAGGATATGGCGCCCGAACAAAATTTGTTTTTTCACCAGCCTTTGGCAATGTGAAAGCACGTTTTACATTGGGTGATGAATACCAATACCAGCACCAGTTTGATAATACATTTCAAATCACCAACGATTCTGCAGGTACTTGGCCGGAAACGGGCAAGCTCACACAAAATATGATCATGATGTCTACTTCTAATATCATTTTTGCGCAGGCCGATTTCGATCTTCCTCATAAGATATTTCTTACGTTGGGAGCCAGCTATAATAAACTCTCTTACGATATAACAGACCTGTTGCAGGACTCAGGTCATACAAACTACACAGGTACTATAGACTTTGCTGCAAAGCTTTCTCCACGCATTGGATTGGTAAAACAAATTAACGAGAACCTAGCTGCACATGCAAGTATCAGTTATGGTTATTCTCCTCCACCATCCTGGGAGATAAATAATTTTGACGGCACACTCAATACTACTATCAAACCGGAAGATGGAGTAAACTATGAAGTTGGTGTAAGAGGGAGTTTATTAAAAGATAAGTTAAGCTATGATATATCAGCATACCAACTATTATTAACCAATGCCATTGTACCTGTGGCAACGCAGTATGGCACTACATCTTACAGGAACGCCGGTTCAACGGATCAGAAAGGAATTGAAGCATTGTTATCATACATCTTTACTAATGATAAAAGAAAAAACATTTCATTATTAAAGCCATGGATAAGCATTACAGCTAATAACTACAAATTTAAAACCTACCAGGTTGAAACATTTGACTGGAACACTTATAGTGTTGTAAAGGCTGATAATTCGGGAAAAGATGTTACCGGTGTAATTCCCTTTACATTTGTTGCAGGTGTTGACCTGGAGATGAAACAAGGTGTTTATTTTAATATCGTTTATTATTCTTATGCCAAAGCGCCAATGAACGATGCGAATACAGCTTACTCCAATGCGTATTCATTATTGAATGCAAAGTTGGGATATAAAAAAAGCATAGGCAGATTTGGAATAGATGTTTTTGCAGGAGTAAATAATGCATTGGATACAAAATACAGTTCGTTAATAAGTTTGAATGCAGATGCAAATGGTACGCCTGCTGCATGGTACAATCCTTCTCCCGGCATTAACTATTACGGAGGTATAAAACTTAAATACAATTTTATAAAATGA
- a CDS encoding HPP family protein, with the protein MKKRIKRTIRISKYVIYKETLVDYREHFWSFVGAFFGIGLIAFLHSQFLPTLENVFLIGSFGASSVLIYGAIQSPLAQPRNLIGGHLVSAITGVTVFKLCPTIIWLSAPLAVSLAIVLMQITKTLHPPGGATALIAIIGTEKIKSLGYLYVLSPVLTGTLILFITALLFNNMTPNRTYPTNSRFTRFFKKKLLTK; encoded by the coding sequence ATGAAAAAGAGAATAAAACGAACTATCCGGATCTCAAAATATGTAATTTATAAAGAGACATTAGTTGATTATAGAGAGCACTTTTGGTCTTTTGTCGGCGCTTTCTTTGGAATTGGTTTAATTGCTTTTCTTCATTCTCAATTTTTACCTACTCTTGAAAATGTCTTTCTCATTGGATCTTTTGGCGCATCCAGTGTTTTAATTTACGGCGCTATTCAAAGCCCGTTGGCACAACCACGTAATTTAATAGGAGGACATTTAGTATCTGCTATTACCGGCGTTACCGTATTCAAATTATGTCCAACTATTATCTGGCTATCGGCACCGTTGGCAGTATCATTGGCAATAGTTTTAATGCAGATAACAAAAACGCTTCATCCGCCCGGTGGCGCAACAGCATTAATAGCAATTATAGGAACAGAAAAAATAAAATCATTGGGGTATCTCTATGTTCTTTCCCCGGTTCTTACAGGAACGCTTATTCTTTTTATAACAGCATTGCTGTTTAATAATATGACCCCCAATAGAACTTATCCTACCAACAGCAGGTTTACAAGGTTTTTTAAAAAGAAATTGCTCACTAAGTAA
- a CDS encoding exo-alpha-sialidase gives MRKYILLLVASVWLLQSCNEHVATTTETTNTIQLSSATNNATCVYLTTDEKNNPVISWCETDSTGKKYFFFCFFDTSSSKFLSPINIPIDQRAALHEEGMPKIAVKGDGSIVAVYEVEASTKENEWAGFIAFIQTSDKGKTWTAPRCIHADTAANGSHSFASITRLSNGEIGACWLDASTNKSGRPVKFASANGNNGFTNEVLVDSIACECCRTAISCNANKISIVYRDIINDSIRDMSVSTSSDNGKTFSNPVSFSKDDWNIMACPHNGPGVVTTANATYATWFTGASQKGVYYGELNNTNQTVVKKQLSSNGRNIQLCLTADNSRLIAYNEMIQEGDSVYYKIVLDRIDGDKIFTKDATASNIHASYPVIKSFANNKTVVAWKNNQKIYYTIINADEIKKPL, from the coding sequence ATGAGAAAATATATTTTGCTGCTTGTAGCAAGTGTTTGGTTGTTGCAATCTTGCAATGAACATGTTGCAACGACAACAGAAACTACAAATACAATACAGCTTTCTTCTGCAACTAATAATGCAACCTGTGTTTATTTAACAACTGATGAAAAAAATAATCCTGTTATCAGCTGGTGTGAAACGGATTCAACCGGAAAGAAGTATTTTTTCTTTTGTTTCTTTGATACTTCTTCATCAAAGTTTTTATCCCCTATAAATATTCCGATAGACCAGCGGGCAGCCTTACACGAAGAAGGCATGCCCAAGATTGCTGTTAAAGGAGATGGAAGCATCGTAGCAGTGTATGAAGTGGAAGCATCTACAAAAGAAAATGAATGGGCAGGCTTTATAGCATTCATTCAAACTTCTGACAAAGGTAAAACCTGGACTGCGCCGCGTTGCATTCATGCGGATACTGCTGCCAATGGCAGCCATTCTTTTGCAAGCATTACACGTTTAAGCAATGGCGAAATTGGCGCTTGCTGGTTAGATGCTTCGACTAATAAATCAGGCAGACCTGTAAAGTTTGCCTCCGCTAATGGCAACAATGGTTTTACCAATGAAGTGTTGGTTGATTCCATTGCCTGTGAATGTTGCAGAACGGCTATCAGTTGTAATGCAAATAAGATAAGCATTGTTTATCGAGATATTATTAATGATTCGATAAGAGACATGTCAGTAAGCACTTCATCAGACAATGGAAAAACATTCAGCAATCCTGTATCTTTCAGTAAAGATGATTGGAATATTATGGCTTGTCCGCACAATGGCCCGGGTGTTGTAACTACTGCAAACGCAACGTATGCAACATGGTTTACAGGCGCTTCACAAAAAGGAGTGTATTATGGCGAATTGAATAACACCAATCAAACTGTTGTAAAAAAACAACTAAGCAGTAATGGAAGAAATATCCAATTATGCTTGACTGCTGACAACTCAAGACTTATTGCATATAATGAAATGATACAGGAAGGAGATTCTGTTTATTATAAAATTGTATTGGATAGAATTGATGGCGATAAGATCTTCACAAAAGATGCTACAGCTTCCAATATACATGCATCCTACCCTGTTATAAAAAGCTTTGCCAATAATAAAACAGTAGTAGCCTGGAAAAATAACCAGAAGATCTATTATACTATTATCAATGCTGATGAAATTAAAAAGCCTCTATAA
- a CDS encoding T9SS type A sorting domain-containing protein produces the protein MISLGADSAGNDITTGLQLRGITKAVTYANNFYNNSVYIGGGAAIGGVQNTAAFTRATAATASPNDSVVNNIFVNARSNNTATGKHYAATFYSGNGFLTLSNNLYYANGTGGVFGNDGTSDVTTYSDGWVGSDVNSVYGDPKFKTPVGDAGTIDLHILSGTSAAYSKGIVLAGVTDDIDGDARSLAGPSIGADEFSGIILPVTILSFNGQKQANSNLLYWSTAAEINNKGFEVQHSRDGIVFSDLHFITSKAQNNNSLFNYSDVDAHPFAGDNYYRLKQLNADNSISYSKTVLIKGDEIANKIIVYPNPASSLLNVVIVSQQNSTISIQINDMNGKRVLLSNAALRTGNNTIPLDVSHLAKGAYAIKVINADGSLVNRGSFIK, from the coding sequence ATGATTAGTTTGGGTGCTGATAGCGCCGGCAATGATATTACTACCGGGCTTCAATTAAGAGGAATAACCAAAGCCGTTACTTATGCTAATAATTTCTATAATAATAGCGTGTACATTGGTGGTGGTGCGGCAATAGGCGGAGTACAAAACACGGCTGCTTTTACAAGAGCAACTGCTGCTACTGCCAGTCCTAATGATTCGGTGGTGAATAATATTTTTGTAAACGCCCGCTCTAATAATACTGCTACAGGAAAACATTATGCAGCCACGTTTTACAGCGGCAATGGTTTTCTTACATTAAGCAACAACCTATATTATGCCAATGGTACCGGTGGTGTATTTGGTAATGATGGTACGTCAGATGTAACTACCTATAGTGATGGCTGGGTTGGTAGTGATGTAAATAGTGTATACGGCGATCCTAAATTTAAAACACCTGTGGGAGATGCCGGCACCATAGACCTTCACATTCTTTCAGGAACTTCCGCTGCATATAGTAAAGGAATTGTATTGGCTGGCGTAACAGATGATATTGACGGAGATGCAAGAAGTCTTGCTGGTCCGAGTATTGGTGCAGATGAGTTCAGCGGTATTATATTGCCTGTAACCATCCTTAGTTTCAACGGGCAAAAACAAGCCAACAGTAATCTTCTTTATTGGTCAACTGCTGCAGAAATAAATAATAAAGGATTTGAAGTACAACATAGCAGGGATGGAATTGTATTCAGTGATCTGCATTTCATTACTTCCAAAGCACAAAACAATAATTCTTTATTTAATTATAGTGATGTAGATGCGCATCCTTTTGCAGGAGATAATTATTATCGCTTAAAACAGCTCAATGCTGATAATAGTATCAGCTATAGCAAAACAGTTTTAATAAAAGGGGATGAAATTGCCAACAAGATCATTGTCTATCCAAACCCTGCCAGTAGCTTATTGAATGTAGTTATTGTATCTCAACAAAACAGTACTATATCAATACAAATAAATGACATGAATGGCAAGAGGGTGCTATTGAGTAATGCAGCATTAAGAACAGGTAACAATACTATTCCATTAGATGTAAGTCATCTTGCAAAAGGTGCTTATGCAATTAAAGTAATCAATGCAGATGGAAGCTTAGTGAACAGAGGCTCGTTTATTAAATAG
- a CDS encoding beta strand repeat-containing protein, which translates to MKNFIARLSAIMASLLLLVTSTTFSQSCGILSGTIPIGPTAPASPAGFATLTAASTYINTNGIGGKTILELQSDYVSTGETFPITFSTNSCITASKTLTIRPAAGATGLIISGSGSTTNIIALNGIQYLTIDGRAGGTGSTSQLTLTSTASTGTIIRFTNDASNNKITYCELKGGSTQISGSSISNGVVFFGTANASTLAGNDNDTISYCNIHSSSSTLGYCIVSYGSTGTIAGYNDNDVIDNCNIYDFGKSKDPVAGIQLNTGSNAWKITNNSFYQTASRAASSTQLAAAISILQSAGNDSTGSGFIITGNYIGGSAPHAGSTAYTHTGIATFTGIDVTTGIGDTNYIANNIITNISFTTNSTSNTAFVGINLTSGHFNCIANKIGSDTSTGAIKFTGGSLGGLMGIRTNNAASTNNTINITQNVISGITVNGSNINNAPQFSGVFVAGGARVNVMADTIGSATIANSINAATASTPSVSQGILGIAVSIGTAISITDNLIANINNNYAGAGGAAMRGIYVTNSAATISNNTIYNLSTASQSTGSGNGTTLTGISVPSTAGFL; encoded by the coding sequence ATGAAAAACTTTATTGCCCGGTTATCTGCTATCATGGCATCGTTATTATTATTGGTTACAAGCACCACATTTTCCCAAAGCTGCGGCATCCTTAGCGGTACAATACCTATAGGACCAACAGCACCTGCATCACCCGCAGGGTTTGCTACGCTTACAGCCGCATCAACCTATATTAATACCAATGGTATAGGAGGTAAAACCATATTGGAATTACAGAGTGATTATGTTAGCACCGGCGAAACATTCCCTATTACCTTCTCCACGAATAGCTGTATTACGGCTTCCAAAACATTAACCATACGCCCCGCTGCCGGTGCAACAGGATTGATTATCTCCGGCAGTGGTAGTACTACTAATATAATAGCCCTTAATGGCATTCAGTATTTAACTATTGACGGGCGGGCCGGCGGTACAGGCAGCACGTCACAATTAACGCTTACAAGTACAGCATCAACTGGTACCATTATCCGCTTCACTAATGATGCAAGTAATAATAAGATCACTTATTGTGAGCTAAAAGGGGGAAGTACCCAAATTTCAGGCTCCTCCATATCAAACGGTGTTGTTTTCTTTGGTACGGCCAATGCTTCTACCCTTGCCGGCAATGATAACGATACTATTTCTTATTGTAATATACACTCGTCCTCATCAACACTCGGCTACTGTATTGTTTCGTATGGATCAACAGGTACCATTGCCGGCTATAATGATAATGACGTTATTGACAATTGCAATATCTACGATTTCGGCAAAAGCAAGGATCCGGTTGCAGGCATCCAATTAAATACCGGCAGCAATGCCTGGAAGATTACCAATAATAGTTTTTATCAAACAGCATCCAGAGCAGCGAGTTCTACTCAACTAGCCGCTGCTATCTCCATTCTCCAAAGTGCCGGCAATGATAGTACGGGGAGTGGTTTTATTATTACCGGTAATTATATTGGTGGTAGCGCACCCCATGCCGGAAGCACTGCGTATACACATACTGGAATCGCTACATTTACCGGTATAGATGTTACTACCGGCATAGGCGATACCAATTATATTGCAAACAATATAATTACGAATATTAGTTTTACCACAAACAGTACTTCCAATACTGCTTTTGTAGGCATTAACCTTACCAGCGGGCATTTTAATTGCATTGCCAATAAGATAGGCTCAGATACTTCAACCGGGGCTATAAAATTTACAGGTGGCAGCCTGGGTGGTTTAATGGGGATAAGGACTAATAATGCCGCCAGTACCAACAATACCATTAATATCACCCAAAATGTTATTAGCGGTATTACGGTAAATGGTTCAAATATTAATAATGCACCACAATTTTCCGGGGTTTTTGTAGCCGGTGGTGCAAGAGTGAATGTGATGGCAGATACCATTGGCAGTGCTACCATAGCCAACAGCATTAATGCGGCAACAGCTTCTACTCCAAGTGTTTCACAAGGTATTTTAGGAATTGCTGTAAGCATCGGTACCGCTATTTCTATTACCGATAATTTGATAGCTAATATAAATAACAACTATGCAGGTGCCGGCGGTGCAGCTATGAGAGGTATTTACGTTACCAATTCCGCTGCTACTATTTCCAATAACACTATTTATAATTTATCTACTGCATCCCAGTCAACCGGGAGTGGGAATGGCACTACCTTAACTGGAATATCTGTTCCTTCCACCGCAGGCTTTCTTTAA
- a CDS encoding esterase family protein produces MKRQYLKWYSPSLGRDMELLLFGHAGPPVIFFPTRTARFYDYENWKIIEALKSKIESGLLQVVCVDSTDAESFYSDAHPSYKIKRYLDYESYILYEVLPFAKRISSSSDVIVAGCSLGGYHAMNIAMKHPSEFSKVVSMSARYDLTLSSQCFPDLFNGYVDENIYYNMPSRYLPNLTDPKILSDIRKLNITIAVGKEDPFFYNNEHLSKTFLDKNIKHEWFHWDGEAHRSRYWRQMVKWYL; encoded by the coding sequence ATGAAAAGACAATACTTGAAATGGTATAGTCCGTCATTAGGCAGAGACATGGAGCTGTTGCTGTTCGGGCATGCAGGTCCGCCGGTTATATTTTTCCCTACCAGAACCGCACGCTTTTACGATTATGAGAACTGGAAAATAATCGAAGCGCTTAAATCAAAAATTGAATCTGGCTTATTACAGGTTGTTTGTGTAGATAGCACGGATGCAGAAAGTTTTTATTCCGATGCACATCCTTCTTATAAAATAAAACGCTACCTCGATTACGAATCTTATATATTGTATGAAGTATTGCCTTTTGCAAAACGTATCAGCAGCTCATCGGATGTAATTGTTGCCGGTTGCAGCCTGGGTGGTTATCATGCAATGAATATAGCAATGAAACATCCTTCAGAGTTTTCTAAAGTGGTAAGCATGAGTGCCCGCTACGATCTTACTTTGTCTTCTCAGTGTTTTCCTGATCTGTTCAATGGCTATGTAGATGAAAATATCTATTACAATATGCCTTCCCGTTATTTGCCAAACCTTACAGACCCTAAAATATTGTCAGACATCCGTAAGCTAAACATAACTATTGCAGTTGGCAAGGAAGATCCCTTCTTTTATAATAATGAACATTTAAGTAAAACCTTTTTGGATAAAAACATCAAGCACGAGTGGTTTCACTGGGATGGAGAAGCGCACCGGTCCCGCTACTGGCGGCAAATGGTGAAATGGTATTTGTAA
- a CDS encoding GAF domain-containing protein gives MAAGILCGWFLHLFVQQSYARKNNNKQAPSLIKPVVEKTPVVINKEVKTINTEHEVQKAFLQRLCNTLNALTDVNQIQSEGCRLLGEFLKVSRVIYAEVNDDEIIINQDYRNGVSSLAGYYPKDAFNEKIPVANLNDAAIFETDILSSSKITETEKNDYQAAGIAAYVSYAIAKQDKVVASFGVHNAEPRNWTKEEVALIEETADKIYFAIEKIKINEALHKSEARLYNIFQSLNAGIAVIDIMGNISLSNKEMRRFMPNGIIPSRDKETIKRWKAFRADGRPIEPKDFPSNRAIRGETVLPGIEMLYIQEDGCEIWTRVASIPIKDNRGFVTEVISVVTDISEEKKLIEA, from the coding sequence ATGGCAGCAGGCATCTTATGCGGTTGGTTTTTGCATTTGTTTGTACAGCAATCTTATGCGAGGAAGAATAATAACAAGCAAGCTCCATCTTTAATAAAACCTGTTGTTGAAAAAACTCCTGTTGTAATTAATAAAGAAGTTAAGACTATCAATACTGAACACGAAGTACAAAAAGCTTTTTTACAACGATTGTGCAATACCTTAAACGCATTAACAGACGTTAATCAAATTCAGTCAGAGGGATGCAGATTGTTGGGAGAGTTCCTTAAAGTAAGCCGTGTTATTTATGCTGAAGTAAATGATGATGAAATAATAATTAACCAGGATTATAGAAATGGAGTTTCTTCTTTAGCAGGTTATTATCCCAAAGATGCATTTAATGAAAAGATACCTGTTGCGAATTTGAATGATGCTGCAATATTTGAAACGGATATTCTTTCTTCATCAAAAATTACTGAAACAGAAAAGAACGATTACCAGGCTGCCGGCATTGCTGCATATGTTTCTTATGCAATTGCAAAACAAGACAAGGTAGTAGCAAGCTTCGGCGTTCATAATGCAGAACCTCGTAACTGGACAAAGGAAGAAGTTGCATTGATTGAAGAAACTGCAGACAAAATTTATTTTGCGATTGAAAAAATAAAGATCAATGAAGCCTTACACAAAAGCGAAGCCCGATTGTATAATATCTTTCAAAGTTTGAATGCCGGTATTGCCGTGATCGATATCATGGGCAATATATCGCTCTCCAATAAAGAGATGCGGCGTTTTATGCCGAATGGTATTATTCCGTCAAGAGATAAAGAAACCATTAAACGCTGGAAAGCTTTTCGTGCAGATGGAAGACCCATTGAACCAAAAGATTTTCCAAGTAACAGAGCCATAAGAGGAGAGACTGTTTTACCCGGAATAGAAATGTTGTATATCCAGGAAGATGGTTGTGAGATATGGACTCGTGTGGCTTCAATACCTATAAAAGATAACAGGGGATTTGTTACAGAGGTGATCAGCGTGGTAACGGATATTAGCGAAGAGAAAAAATTAATAGAAGCATAA
- a CDS encoding sigma-70 family RNA polymerase sigma factor, with product MKDAMEQYSDIEIIKRVLDGELGLFEVLIRRNNPVLYKIGRSYGYTHEDTQDLMQDTFVDAYRNLSEFEGRSSFKTWTSRIMLNNCFHKRQKFTFKNEMPADINDNSIPMYSNNQNNLAYRSIITKELGAVIENALHELNVDYRMVFSLREINGFSVKETAELLSISESNVKTRLNRAKTILRKEIERSYKAEEIYEFNLVYCDAMVQNVMQRLKKLADVKGEK from the coding sequence ATGAAAGATGCAATGGAGCAATATTCAGATATTGAGATCATAAAGCGGGTGCTTGATGGAGAGCTGGGTTTGTTTGAGGTCCTTATTCGAAGGAATAACCCTGTTCTTTATAAAATAGGCAGAAGTTACGGCTATACGCATGAAGATACACAGGACCTGATGCAGGATACATTTGTAGATGCATATCGTAATCTTTCTGAGTTTGAAGGTCGTTCATCATTTAAAACGTGGACAAGCAGGATAATGTTGAATAACTGTTTTCATAAAAGGCAGAAATTCACTTTTAAAAATGAGATGCCTGCTGACATTAATGATAATTCAATTCCCATGTATTCAAACAATCAAAATAATCTTGCTTATCGCTCCATTATAACTAAAGAGCTAGGTGCTGTTATTGAAAATGCATTGCATGAATTAAATGTTGATTACAGGATGGTTTTTTCTCTTAGGGAAATAAATGGGTTTTCTGTTAAGGAGACAGCAGAGCTTTTGAGCATCAGTGAATCAAATGTAAAAACACGGCTTAATCGTGCCAAAACCATATTGCGTAAAGAAATAGAAAGATCGTATAAAGCAGAAGAGATCTATGAATTTAACCTTGTGTATTGTGATGCAATGGTGCAAAACGTAATGCAAAGATTAAAAAAACTTGCTGATGTTAAGGGTGAAAAGTAG